One part of the bacterium genome encodes these proteins:
- a CDS encoding tyrosine recombinase: MKLQDYISEFLLYARKERGFSNGTVANYEQDLSLFVEFLENEFPEGLADISQIDLIVLRAYLSRLLFSGYKVSTIHTKIAAVRSFFKFLFRIGAIETNYTKYLKLPKLHKKFPSFLDFAQANKALSLPDKDTILGRRDLAILELLYATGIRRAELVGLNLRDVDIEMMRVKVLGKGNKERFVPFGQAARNAIRDYLSLSRPKLAKNTDEKAFFLSRDGNRISPRQVYNIVRKYLSVVTDGKSSPHVLRHTFATHLLEMGADIMSVKELLGHESVATTQIYTHLTIERLAEIYRKSHPRGK; the protein is encoded by the coding sequence GTGAAACTACAGGATTACATAAGCGAATTCCTTCTCTACGCACGCAAGGAAAGAGGCTTCTCAAATGGCACCGTCGCCAATTACGAGCAGGACCTTTCTCTTTTCGTTGAGTTCCTCGAAAATGAGTTCCCGGAAGGATTAGCTGACATTTCACAAATAGACCTGATAGTTTTGCGCGCATACCTTTCACGACTGCTTTTTTCTGGATACAAGGTAAGTACCATTCACACCAAAATCGCCGCTGTAAGGTCGTTTTTCAAATTCCTTTTCAGAATCGGCGCGATAGAAACCAACTACACCAAATACCTCAAACTTCCAAAACTCCACAAAAAATTCCCATCTTTCCTCGATTTTGCTCAAGCTAATAAGGCTTTGAGTCTGCCTGATAAGGACACCATACTTGGTCGACGCGACCTCGCGATACTTGAGCTGCTTTACGCCACCGGAATAAGGCGCGCAGAGCTTGTGGGACTAAATCTCCGCGATGTCGATATTGAGATGATGCGCGTAAAAGTCCTTGGGAAAGGCAACAAAGAGCGCTTCGTGCCCTTCGGTCAGGCTGCCAGAAACGCTATTCGCGACTACCTCTCTCTTTCGCGGCCAAAATTGGCGAAAAACACCGATGAAAAAGCTTTTTTCCTGTCAAGGGATGGAAACAGAATATCCCCGCGGCAGGTGTACAATATAGTTCGCAAGTATTTGTCCGTCGTTACCGATGGCAAAAGCAGTCCGCATGTTCTTAGACACACATTCGCAACGCATTTGCTTGAGATGGGCGCAGATATAATGAGTGTTAAAGAACTCCTTGGACACGAAAGCGTGGCTACAACGCAAATCTACACACATCTCACAATAGAGCGCCTCGCAGAAATCTATCGAAAATCGCATCCAAGGGGAAAATAG
- a CDS encoding lipoyl synthase → MNLSYVVVTSVTRDDIPDGGAKIFAMTIDEIRRQLPEAGIEVLTPDFMGNTGALDMVLSRRPDVFNHNVETVPRLYPVARPQADYARSLNVLSYAAKNYDSVVKSGFMVGLGETDDEIYDLMRDLRNAGVQVVTIGQYLQPSPKHLPIERFVTPEKFAEYAEYGERELGFIKVFSGPLVRSSFMAQEVWRKAREKAAAG, encoded by the coding sequence ATGAATCTTTCCTATGTCGTGGTAACATCTGTCACGAGGGACGACATTCCTGATGGTGGCGCAAAGATTTTCGCGATGACCATAGATGAGATAAGACGCCAACTGCCAGAGGCAGGCATTGAGGTATTAACCCCCGATTTTATGGGAAATACAGGGGCTCTCGACATGGTTTTGAGTCGACGACCTGATGTTTTCAATCACAATGTTGAGACGGTTCCGCGATTGTATCCAGTTGCTCGCCCGCAAGCTGATTATGCTCGTTCACTTAATGTCCTTTCGTATGCTGCAAAAAACTATGATTCAGTAGTAAAATCTGGATTTATGGTTGGTCTCGGTGAGACCGATGACGAGATATACGATTTGATGCGTGACCTAAGAAATGCAGGCGTTCAGGTAGTGACTATAGGGCAATATCTTCAGCCTTCACCCAAGCACCTGCCGATAGAAAGATTCGTAACACCTGAGAAGTTCGCTGAATACGCAGAATACGGGGAGAGGGAACTTGGCTTTATCAAAGTTTTCTCAGGACCCCTTGTTAGAAGTTCTTTTATGGCGCAGGAAGTATGGAGGAAAGCACGGGAAAAAGCAGCCGCAGGATAG
- a CDS encoding YraN family protein has product MEESTGKSSRRIGEMAEKLAAGFLRSKGYTILARNYRTQTAEIDIVAKDGETLVFVEVKSAKSDRFGIPEEKVDSRKRKRIIAASKQFMFENDMADTPVRFDVIHVRK; this is encoded by the coding sequence ATGGAGGAAAGCACGGGAAAAAGCAGCCGCAGGATAGGCGAGATGGCAGAAAAGCTGGCTGCGGGCTTTCTCAGGAGCAAGGGATACACGATTCTGGCGAGGAATTATCGAACGCAAACCGCAGAAATAGACATTGTAGCAAAAGATGGCGAAACTCTGGTGTTCGTTGAGGTGAAGTCGGCTAAAAGCGACAGATTCGGCATACCCGAGGAAAAAGTTGATTCGAGGAAAAGGAAAAGAATCATAGCTGCATCAAAGCAATTCATGTTCGAAAATGATATGGCTGACACTCCTGTAAGATTTGATGTTATTCATGTTCGAAAATGA